One window of Phoenix dactylifera cultivar Barhee BC4 chromosome 5, palm_55x_up_171113_PBpolish2nd_filt_p, whole genome shotgun sequence genomic DNA carries:
- the LOC103696845 gene encoding probable folate-biopterin transporter 7, with protein sequence MGEKGKARATTMDRVKWVVGLGFWVQGFRCFPWLGVNFYLKDGLGVPASSLQILQNSANLPMVAKPLYGLLSDAVAFRGQRRLPYVALGALLQAVSWLAIVRLPESISIASLTLFLLLGNLGASIAEVANDAIVAEAGKQLRSPSASGQLQSFALMSFASAGALGNLLAGIAINFLAPRTMFLLFALLLVLQFFTTVAVSESSLNLPKKPGNSSKSSSIRKQLSELMIALRKPEISRSIAWFSASYAMVPLLIGTMFFYQTQHLNLDSSVIGFSKVFGQAALMAWSVAYNKQFKKTPARKVLSALQVTIALLMVSDVLFVKGFYRDMGVPDSVYVVIFSGLLEALLQFKGLPFCVLMAQLCPPGCEGSVMAFLMSALALATIVSGYLGVALAAFMGITGTDFSGLPVGILIQAACALLPLCWSSWIPDSGQPEKKEE encoded by the exons atgggagagaaagggaaggCGAGGGCGACGACGATGGATCGGGTGAAGTGGGTGGTGGGTTTGGGGTTCTGGGTGCAGGGATTCCGGTGCTTTCCGTGGCTGGGCGTCAACTTCTACCTCAAGGACGGGCTGGGCGTCCCCGCCTCCTCCCTCCAGATCCTCCAGAACTCGGCGAATCTCCCCATGGTCGCCAAGCCCCTCTACGGCCTCCTCTCCGACGCCGTCGCCTTCcgcggccagcgccgcctcccctATGTCGCCCTCGGCG CTCTGTTGCAGGCAGTCTCATGGTTAGCAATCGTTCGTCTCCCTGAGTCCATTTCTATCGCCAGTCtcactctcttcctcctcctaggGAACCTTGGTGCATCTATAGCCGAGGTTGCCAATGATGCCATCGTTGCTGAGGCTGGCAAGCAATTGCGGTCTCCATCTGCGTCAGGCCAACTACAGTCTTTTGCATTGATGTCTTTTGCCTCTGCTGGCGCCCTTGGCAACCTCCTTGCTGGGATTGCTATCAACTTTCTTGCTCCCAGAACCATGTTCCTCCTCTTTGCCCTGCTCCTGGTTCTCCAGTTCTTCACAACTGTTGCTGTCTCTGAGAGCTCCCTCAACCTCCCCAAGAAGCCAGGCAATTCATCAAAATCTTCTAGCATCCGTAAACAGCTCTCAGAGCTAATGATTGCTCTACGGAAGCCAGAGATCTCCCGCTCGATTGCATGGTTCTCGGCATCCTATGCCATGGTCCCGCTGTTAATTGGCACCATGTTCTTCTACCAGACCCAGCATTTGAACCTTGACTCATCTGTGATTGGCTTCTCCAAGGTCTTTGGACAGGCTGCGTTGATGGCTTGGAGTGTGGCCTATAATAAACAGTTCAAAAAGACCCCTGCAAGGAAAGTCTTGTCGGCTCTGCAGGTTACCATAGCACTCTTAATGGTGTCCGATGTGTTGTTTGTAAAGGGGTTTTACCGGGACATGGGAGTGCCAGACTCGGTGTATGTGGTGATCTTCTCAGGCTTGCTAGAAGCTTTGCTTCAGTTCAAGGGACTGCCATTTTGTGTTCTTATGGCACAGCTGTGCCCGCCTGGGTGTGAGGGGTCTGTTATGGCATTCCTAATGTCAGCATTGGCTCTTGCAACTATTGTCAGCGGTTACCTTGGGGTTGCACTTGCTGCATTCATGGGTATAACAGGGACTGACTTCTCGGGGCTCCCTGTTGGCATCTTGATACAGGCAGCATGCGCGTTGCTGCCCCTCTGTTGGTCATCATGGATCCCGGATAGCGGCCAGcctgagaagaaagaagagtag